AagatttcctgcatggagcaacagtgacactgtgtggccacacagAGTAATCCACAGAGCATCTCTCTCACAGAACAACAGTGACACAGTGTGGCCACGCAgggcaatgcacagagcatttcctgcttgGACCATGAGTTACACAGTGTGGTCATGCGGGGTAATGCGCAGACTATGTCTCTCGTAGAGCTACAGTGACACCATGTGGTCACGCAGAGTAATGAACTAAAGATTTCCTGCATGGAGTAAAAGGGAAACCATGTGACCACACGAGTATATGCACAGACCATTTCCCTCACAGTGCAagagtgacaccgtgtggccacgcagggtaatggacagagcatttcctgcataaagctacagtgacaccgtgtggccacggaGGGTAATGCACTCAGGATATCCTTCATGGAGGAACAGTAACACTGTGttgccacgcagggtaatgcataGACTAtttccctcacagagcaacagtgacactgtgtgaccacacagggtaatgcacagagcatttcctgcatggagctatATTGACACCGTGTGGCTACCGAGGGTAATGCACTCAGGCTATCCTGCATGGAGTAACAGTGACTCCGTGTGGGCACGtgcggtaatgcacagagcacttCCATCAGAGAGCAACAGAGACACCGTGTGGCCAGGCAGGATAATGCACTGagga
The genomic region above belongs to Gopherus evgoodei ecotype Sinaloan lineage chromosome 24, rGopEvg1_v1.p, whole genome shotgun sequence and contains:
- the LOC115639453 gene encoding uncharacterized protein LOC115639453 isoform X1; the encoded protein is MLCALRCVATWCHLLCERGDLCKLCVATRCHCCSVRERLCAFPRVATRSNTCSVQELLSALPCVAKRCHCSSMQEMLCALRCMATRCQCCSVRDMLCAFPRVATRCHCCSMLERLCALPGMATPFHCCSMQEILSALSCLATRCLCCSLMEVLCALPHVPTRSHCYSMQDSLSALPSVATRCQYSSMQEMLCALPCVVTQCHCCSVREIVYALPCVATQCYCSSMKDILSALPSVATRCHCSFMQEMLCPLPCVATRCHSCTVREMVCAYTRVVTWFPFYSMQEIFSSLLCVTTWCHCSSTRDIVCALPRMTTLCNSWSKQEMLCALPCVATLCHCCSVREMLCGLLCVATQCHCCSMQEIFNALPGVATRYHCCSMQEMLCALRCVATWCHLLCERGDLCKLCVATRCHC
- the LOC115639453 gene encoding uncharacterized protein LOC115639453 isoform X2; translation: MQEILSALPCMTTWCYCCSVREILCALPCVATRCHCCSMQEMLCALPGMATPFHCCSMQEILSALSCLATRCLCCSLMEVLCALPHVPTRSHCYSMQDSLSALPSVATRCQYSSMQEMLCALPCVVTQCHCCSVREIVYALPCVATQCYCSSMKDILSALPSVATRCHCSFMQEMLCPLPCVATRCHSCTVREMVCAYTRVVTWFPFYSMQEIFSSLLCVTTWCHCSSTRDIVCALPRMTTLCNSWSKQEMLCALPCVATLCHCCSVREMLCGLLCVATQCHCCSMQEIFNALPGVATRYHCCSMQEMLCALRCVATWCHLLCERGDLCKLCVATRCHC